The window CTAAACTAATGGAAGAAATTCAAAATTATACCAGTACTTTAGAACTAAATACAGATGAAGTTAAAAGTAAGTTAGAGAATGATTTGgtttaaaaataattcagttatttgattctgttataacttgtgaccgccgaatGGAGACAagagtgacttatcgatcgaaACGATCACAcgtaaacacgtgcgagcagtctagagttctgattggccctgctttccgcctagctcagccagttaagtccagaacacaagtctcagcctctgagttattaatcgttatatttcaaacatactctgtttatataccaaccaaacagatcacatcgtaccataaaatagaaaataacatttgtacaatatttggccaacaggaaaatgacacgtgaaataaatattgaccagtagggaAACGATACGTGAAATAAAAactgaccaataggaaaatgattccatttcaagtccaaggatagcattagacttaaaatgtaattttcgggatatttttctgaatatcccagcAGATTCCTTTACGTTTACTTCATTGAATGTAAATATCAAGTTCCTTTATGTCTTAAATTGGCAAAATTGTAGACtgataaacatttaaaacaattacttaGTGCTTGTCGTTGTGCTTTGTCTAAACTATAGtggttgaattcgtgagtcaatgtaacctagaccactattgaaaacctgaaataatgaattcaactattaaaattactacaatctctaaaaaacccattctgataataagcATCATTTCTTCATTAGTGACCGGCTTCAAGATggtttcctgaagttctagtgagaagcagtgaccaatagAGTCCAATCGGTGTCGAgaagagacagatatctacctcagactatggatgaatgattgcgcAGCCATTCATGGATGGATGGAAGTCAGAAATCAACGccgttaagcgttcgcgtgcgagaccggaGGTCTTGAGTCAGAATCCCGCGTGCgcaatcgtggatgcgcactgatgagaagtcccacactagaacgaaacagccgtccagtgctcccaggttttccatggtggtctagcttacattgacccatgaattcaactattaaaattactagtcTCCACAAACCCTATTCTGATCACAAACTATAATAGACAAACAGTACATCATGCGTATGAAATTGCttaattgtttaatattaaaatacatCATTATAAAATGCATGTACAACAAGACGGCACACTGCTAAATGTGAAAACTTTTAACAGTATTTAAGCTTAAAATAATCCATTATTCACCAGTTATAAAGTATAATCTCATTCCATTATGCCAAAAAATAAAGCATTGCAGATTGATCATTCGAATAACTGAGTTTTGATTATATAGACCTAACAGTGAGAGATTTCTGAGAGATGTTCATGGAAGTCTTGAAAACATGATGAGAAAAGAAACTTAAGTGTCATTGATGAATACTGCATTGCCTAATAGTCAATTACGTAAAGTAAAGAAGTTCCCAGTGTTTAATGTAGTTTACATAACAAGTTGTTTGAAGTAAAGGACATAAAACACatgaaaataatcatttcaaaatTTCAATTCCTAACAATTCATACTGACACTAAAACCAGTGTCTGTCATTAAAAGGCTTACCTCGGAAGTACACAAACCTCATAAAGGATCTTTACTcaaacactactagtcgagtcagagcttatggcgaactgtcatctgcttttgcaacctcaagtggtgtccgtcgaGGCTATCCGCtttcttcatttttgtttaacagacatcatagacatactgatggaaataacattctcgtccactgaattctcgggtattgatcttctaccaggaggtccacttatcgacttagaatacgcagatcacatagtcctgtttggtgaagacactgataaaatgcagtcttctggtagcattgagcaacaataccagaatgtttggaatacgcttctctccctctaaatgcaagttattgCTCCAcaactggtctgcgtcaacaaaAGAACTAAcgataaggagtgaagtagtcgaacgcgtccaCAACTTCACTTATATTCGAAGTCTCAGCAGCCCTAATCGGTCGCTGTCTCACGAAATCACAGCACgcattcagaaagctcgtttggcttttgccaacttacgtcacctatgacgaaggagagatatccgtctatcaattaacggacgagtttactgcacagcagttcgttttgttctactttacggatgcgaaacgtggtcattgagagtagaagacactcgtaagttactagtatttgaccacagacgCCTCACAAATATTTCTCGCATCTGCTGccatcaccaggtaagtaatagtaaggttagacgcaaggtattacggaatgatggtaaatcagttgatcaggttgtgaatctccatcgactgagacggttgggtcacgtgttacgtatgcatgaacaccgattaccactaCGCTCAacgctgactagtgttgggaatggttagaagaaagttagtggcagccaaaccaaaacgtggcatcagggTTTGAAGTCACAAACTTCAAGTCtaagccatgttgatagatgcagactacttgattggggtctgcgtgactatcgtaaccaatggttagggACACTAGGTGATATGGTTCACAATCCATCAcaatgtatacactctctgtcttccgttaaactatgagattaaaatcgctttatatctttcttcacGTATCATGTCCTTATatataatctttcttttatatattatcaccaatgaattaaccacttctatgaatttggtgttgattttgttgtgttaatgtggtatgtcaacttggatcgatgcatatatgtacctgattCTACGTTGTAAATAACTGATTGACTGATGCTAAAATCGATTTCTACATATATAACTTAATCTATCATTCAGTTGCTAATGTAATTCAAACTTAATTATCAAGTTTAACTTTTGACTATCATAACAATAGTAACAATCAATCTAATACTACTACttattatgtttgaaatatatcaaCATCATTACACATGGATAACTAAATTTTCTATTCTCTTCTTCATTTTTAGGTATATTAACAAATTTAAAAAGATTAGAAATAGTAAGTGAATATTTAACTGATGAATTAAAAGGTTATATGGATAAAATGCATAaattaaatatacatttatcaCGTACTACAAAACATCATCAATTATGCACTTAAATTATATATtaataaactattaaaaatgaagaagaaaaaaaaaacaaccccacctattattataatgatagtttggttttctttttttaatcattcactctttcttttttttctttttctttattattattattcaatgttaaattgtattataataatttctacCGGTTATTTTTTATCATTGGGAAATGATTAATCATTTATCaatctaatattattattattattatttatattatatcaTCTTATTGTGATTAATAATTATTCCCTTAGAATCTAATACGATGAAATACCTTTTCTTTGTTTGGTTGTTTCCTTAGTTTATTTAGTTCAGTATTTATACATCACAacttatatctatatatatccaatatgaaaattattcattctcCTTTATTGTATGAATCcctctttttttgtttaaaaacaaacaaacaaaaaagaaactttattaaaagtgttaagataattGATTTGATAAATAGTTCAATCTTTATGAATGAATAAGTAAAGAaagaagaaatatatatatatatatatatacgtggtTGATTAGActaatttaataatgaatatgaaattttcaatgtattttaataaatgatttctcttgttattattcttattcttatggagtactttttctttctttcttagaataattattgtattatttagtgagtattgttttacttaaattttcccattgatatttgagACTACAATGAATCAGtatgttattggcatatatgcatactatttgtattgctttaattcacaaatagattgatcaattgaagtttTAAATAACAATCAGTCGATAATATAGAGTCACTATATTGTAATTTAGTTgatagtattcgatctgcattaaaaACGAACCtgacatatatgacattgatcaccatccagtgatcaatcaattgtaagcgTTACCCAATCTCATCatttctcttcaactttgccattgatgacattctggaaacagctctgatggatgtaagtaatggtggtgtagatctgttgcctggagaaagacttctcgacgttgagtatgcggatgatattgccTTAGTATGCGATAATGCCCAAAtcatgcaatccacacttaatcagttggcaatcagtgtccgtaagtatgttatgtgctttgcacctacGAAGTGCAAAgcacttctacaagactggcaggattctaatcctgctGGTATTCTAATTAGTAAACACTTAGTTAAACATAGAACTCTGTATATAACAACCATATCACTAGATGAAGTCACTGATATTTCATCATTCAAATCACACCAGACGCTATGAACACTTAGCGATCTGGCATACCAAGGAGCcataagttaataaaaattattagcGCTTTTGAACAGATATGAAATAAACTTCAAAGGAAATAGTACAGGCTGTGAATGTAAGTACTTCGACATTTCTATACAGTGACTATTTCAACAGTATCTTATAGGACAATACATGACTGACTGAGAAGAGCTGTTTATGTAAAACTCAGGTTTTTAAAGTATTGGTTATTCCACCCACTAACTTCTACTGTCTAGTATTCTCCAGAAATTACTTCACTCGACCGGTCTTTAAATTAGGATACAGCTTGGAAAGGACCGTATTTGTAGTCCAAAACAAAACAGCAAGTTAAGCAAGTTGATATCAAAATAAGAAAAGTGGTAGTGTATTTACACTTTCTGCACAGGAAGTCTCCAACATTTACCCACGAATGCTGACTGGTTAAAAATGGAGTAATCAATGTGCCTTAACCTAATTCTGTGTGGAACGTCCTATAACTCAATCCATGTCCTGCTAACAAGGGTAATGCATAAATTATTTGACTGCAGGATAGAATCCTAATGACTGTAAGCAAAACTTTGAATACGATTATTAGTTCCCTTTCAAACCAACCGGAGTTAATGGATTAATAAATCATGAGAACATAAGAAGttctttaaataaattttacattAACTCTTGTTTTTGTTATTATGGATCCTATTTTCCGATTCCTTGAAAGATATCATATTACAAAATCACTCTTGTATTGATTAATTGCAAGTCAAGCGAAGTGCGGTGGTCAAAGGTTATTAAACATGAGAGAAAATAACAACCATCAATCCATAAAACCTTAACGGAAAACTGGTAGAACTATAAAACAGACAAACTGCCTACTGAATAGTAGGCTGTTGTTATGCTGGAGAAATTTTTTTCAGCAGACTGATGGTACAGAACATATGGAAAGTTAAATCTCCTACTAAGCactgtttgaaataaaataactagTAAATTTGTCAATTTCAGTTATTAAATGTACTCAATACTGACGTAAAACTAACTATATTAAGGGTGTATATACTAAGCGAGATTCACATAAGTAGCCTAATGGTATCATAGAGTATTAAGATAGGTCTACTTAATTAACTCAACATCGACCCAAAATAAAATCTGATAATCCATTAAACGAACCTCCAAAACTTAAAAATCAGTATAAGTTACTTAAAACTATACCACTTCATTCATAAATCGTTCAATGTTataccaccaatgaaaacctggatagctgtttcgttttAGGGTGGGACTCCACGAACCCGCACTGAGGACCTCTAGTCTCGCGTGCGAAGGCTTAACCTCttgaccactgagtcggcatctaacagtgttaaccTTAATCAATTAATGATCTTGCAAGACCCTTCATACATTCCCTGAGgcggataactgtctcacattcGAAATGGGTTGGACTctactgatcacggcttctctcTAGAACTATTTCGGACCCTAACCAGAAAAACTAGCTTTTCCTACGACCTTCAAACCGACAATCGGGAGTTTCGTTGCATGAATTACAAGGACGATAACTAGTCATTAAACGCATTAATCCTTTAGACTAAGCATAGTATCCACACAGTTCACGCAAATCTTGAGTAGTCGCTAACAGCCATGTTTCCAGGCTACGCAATAATCCATGGCTATATGATTTTCGTGCTTCCTAGAATAAACTAAGAGTATGAAAGATCAAAGAAGCAATAGTAACACATTCGTAAAGCATGTCGCTAGAATGTAAAACTGAGACAGACATGAATTACCAGTCACGTTCAGTTGCAATATGTGTTTTATAATGCCTATCACAAATAGCTCCTTAAGAGTAAGCCCGAAAGCATGTAAGGAGCTTTATCTCAAAGGTCGAACCGATCTTAATGTAGATCATACAGACCGACAGAGATATCAGAAAAGAACCTGACTACGCGAATAATCGACTTATAACAGTGTGCCCAAGCTTGTATTTCTAATCCAAGTCGTAAAACAGTATATGACTTGTTTAGAATACATCGACCTATCAAATATCTTTAGCTTCCTctaattttaaaatatgataAGAATAACCAAGAGCTCAGACACCACGCACAGATTCATGTTTTAGATTACAAATCACATTAAATGTCTCCCGGTTGATAGTCTAGACCTCGGCAGGTTGACCCATGATTCACTGGTCGAAAGTCAGGTTTCGAAGTATATAGGGtaaaattttataataataaataagaaaatgtaGTAATATTATGAGGTAGTTCCCGTGTTTAAAAGGTTATTTTCGGAATTCCTGATTTCAGATGAGAACAGAATGTGGAATAATAAGCCTCAAGTAATAGTGCAACCCTTTATTTCTAGTCCTATTTTAAGGCATTGTGGTTTCCAttcaaatttcttttgacaGGACAGTAGGAAGGTGGAGATGATCtggaaaatgtgatgtatttgcgctatataTTCAGAACAATCTGgcaataaatataattaacgAGGAGTTTATATGTTAAAACTAATGaaagtcaattaaataaaagttcgaatagtgataattataaataaagaaGAGAAAAACTAATATATGTAAAGAATAGTAATTCGTCACACCCTCATATACCGTAAGATGCCTTAAAAAATTACCAGGCGTGATTAAAGGTGTCGAATCGCTTTTGTACACAGCCACAGAAAAGACATATAACGCTGCTAAATTGATTGTTGCCTAAAAACCAGGTATGGCATAGCCGTCTGTACGGTGCCTATGCTTGTGTGAAATCATGGAGTCTTTTTTCAAAAACAGCCAGTTTAGCAGCGCAATTTATGTTCTCCATCGCTGCTTTCAGTGTTAGAAAATTATGATGTTTAACTCTCCTCTAAATGGTAAATAAATATAGGCTCTTTTCTTCGCAAAGAAGTTATAAAGGGTTTTTGGTTTTGGTATGAAACGACTTTCATACTGATGTTAATAGATGCTTTTAGTCTGTCTCACATCCCACTGTACTCATCAATTCACATCCTTGTGTGAACACATACATAGAGCCCGatcgttgctgctaccttgacgtggtggtcgggttcgcctatcgtgatgacgcaaccgagctatactggctggaacaatagTTCCTCAATGACAGTTCCTACCACGACAGTCAGGCAGATCggctgaagagcggtaagactagaagcagcaaacccaaggtccgagggaCAAGTCATACTGTTGAATtcacagaggtgtgacggcataaaatgtttccttcagacaaccagcataacagcgatgctgccttcccacaaaaaggggttagaaaaggtcgaccctaaaaatacacacctcaccttatcccacggatatccgtctccggtggtaaggtcccaacaattactcacaaaaaggttgagtgtgactgacctcaagcagttgtcccttgtgtattgcggtcacgctctcaaaTCATTAAGATCAcgtctaacccaatttccttttcaagtaCCTCCAGGAGAACCATTCCACGGTGTGGGTGgtcgggaagtgataactgccttcatacctctaacagcgctcaagatcactgtattcataatcaacctccctcttcaatccCTTTTATTTTTCCTACATCGAATTTCTACACCAAACTTcatcctcaagtgtcaccatagccaacgattctagtgcgcaaaacactcccaggtctactgaaacctcgctccaagcTACACAttagagccttcaacgtacgcaccctgcTTTAAATCGGCCAACAGGCTGTCCATCTCCATttttttaacttcatcatagacatactgatggaaataacctACTCCTCGACTGAATTCTTGGGCATTCATCTCCTTCCAGAAGGTCcgcttatcgacttagaatatacAGATCAcacagtcctgtttggtgaagacactgataaaataCAGAGTCTTCGGGTAGCACTGAGcgacaatgccagaatgtttggaatgcgctccCCTCCCTCTAAATGAAATTTTTGCTTCagaactggtctgcgtcaacaacAGAACTAACaataaggagtgaagtagtcgaacgcgtccaCAACTTCACTTATATTCGAAGTATCATCAGCCCTAATCGGtcagtgtctgacgaaatctcagcacgcaTTCATAAAGCTCGTTTGGcctttaccaacttacgtcacctatgacgaaggagagatatccgtctatcaattagtGAACGAGTATGCTGAGCAACAgctcgttctgttctactttacgactgcgaaacgtggccactaATGAAcggtagaagatactcgtaagttactagtatttgaccacagacgCCTCACAAATATttctcgcatctgctgggatcacagggtaagtaatagtgaggttcggatgcagggtattagggaatgatggtaactcggttgtgaatcttcatcgactgagatggttgggtcatgtgttacgtatgcatgaacaccgattaccactaCGCTCAacgctgactagtgttgggaatggttagaagaaagttaggggcggccaaaccaaaatgtggcatcagtgcttgaagtcacaaacttcaagtcttagccatgttgataaatgcagactacttagttggtgtccgcgtgactttcgtaaccaatgtatggagactgtgggtgacatggctcagaatcgatctcaatggtgtaggtgtacacactctgtcttcccttaaaccatgagattgaaattgctttatatctttctttctacgaactaattctttcttcctgtattgtgtccttatatgtaatctttcttttatatattaccaccattagATTAACCACTTCTATAAattcggtgtccatcttgttgtgctaatgaggtgtggcaacttggaccgatgcatgtgtgcctggtcctacgttgtagctgactgactgacatacaTAAGGGTGAGTAGTCGGACAACACACTAAAGGATTAtggattatatatttatttggcATTGGAATCAATTAGTGTCAAATAATCCGATAAACATAAGGAGTGGAAAACCATCTTCATCAATAGAGAATCGATTTGAGTTTGCCACTGGGAGAGCGCTACGAAGTACTATACAGCCCGTTTGCAAAAATATTTGACGCACACAAGAGAAACAAATGATTTGATGGCCTGCAAGACATAGTTTTAAACTATCTATGAACGTTAAAGTATACCGAGTTGGTGAACCAAAAACTTCGTTACGCTAATGAGCATCTACATAAGAGATTGTGCAGCTTTGACAGAATCAGAATATCATCATAGGAAGAGCATTAGGTTTCACATTTTCACGAGCTGCTCCAGCAACAATAACAATATGTTTAATTAGAAACGCGAAATCGAGTATTTGACCGATTACTTTTTAACGAATCAAAACAGTATTCTTTTGGAAACCGATTCAGCAAGTAAATACATATTAAAATGTAAACGACTTGTGCTTGGACGACGACAAAAGATACCTGGTATTGTATGCTGAGAAGACTAGTTTCTTGCCTTTTAATTATAGTGCGTCTCTACTGGTTTGTGTTTATCTTCGGCATAACAAAGAGTTAGTCGACTATGTTGATCACTGCACTTAACATCAACTAAAGAGGAACTACGAGTCCTCATTGGGTGACAAATTTTTGCACGGATACGAAAAGATCAGTTGGCTTAAAAGATCGACCGGAATGAGATGCCAAATGCAATAACCAGAAATAACATTGATAAGACGAATTGCAATGGGACCATTAGATGAATGTGTAGTTAACGTTGGAAAACATATAGCACGGTAAACACAAGCAAACCACCCACCTTTTAGCCTTGGATTAATAGTATCACCTTTACAAATGGTCTTTAGTACAGTAAATCCGCACTGTATATATAGAAGTTGGGTTTTGAAGCAAGTTCTGCAGAAAACTTAAAATGCCAGTGTTTTTGGAAGTTACCCATCCGGTCACTAAACCTTCCTACTTAAACGTTAGCAGATGAGTACTTCTTCAAAGCAAACCACCGCCGTGGCTGAGGCAGTCATTATTCGAAAATGTGTATGTCACGAATTTATTGTACTTTCTCGTTTTGCTACAGCTAGAGCGTAATGCTTGATAGAAGACAACCAGTCGCACAATACGTTGCGTTCCTCAGAGTCGTGATTTAAGAAAAGATGACAACTTTTTACGAGCATCTTCTGCAAGACAGATAAGCATCCAAGAGAATCAAGGTAAGCATATGATGACTGATGAATCATGCATTAGTAATTTCATCTAGACGTACATTTCGGAGTTATGACCCTGACTGGCGAGTAAGGTTTTCTGATTTCTAAAGATCGATTGCAGTATTTTCACGACTACACATAAGAGACCAAATACAATTTTATCACAGGGGTGAACACAATGTGTAAAAACTTGTCTTTTCccatgaattatttaaaatgcATACTTTGTTAATTGACGTTGTAGGACGGTGTCTACATATCCCATTAAAATGTGATCTTATGTAACAGACAATGTTCTATTGATTCTTCACATATCTATTTTTAACAGAAAGAAGTGGAGAACTGAGGTAGCTCCTAACATGTTAGGAATACTGGCGACCAGCTGTTACTGCTTATAAAACTTCTAATAAAAAGTCACTTCGGATTAATAGGACGGACTTACTCGAGTAACTGGTAATCAAAAACCCATGACAATTTTCTTATTGAAGATATAATTTCAACGCTGTCATTTGATCTACTGCCGTGTTACTCTTTCAGATCACAAGAGCTTATGACAGGGGTACGTGAgatgattaaaaataaaattttcagcTGACAAAACAAGTACTTGCGAGCAGGAGTGTATTTGGTCGGTAGGAGCTAAAACTCACTATTTACTACCCATTGACTGAAATGTTAGAAATGGTCATATTGAATTTACTAACAGATCAGAACCACATCAGCTATCATGTGTGATAAAGGGATAATAGTTCCAACAGAACAACTCTATGTATTTTTCTCTGGATTATACAATGCTATTAATCGTCATAGTCAATTAGAGCCAACTCAGGTTCGTCATATCCAAGTTGTCCTAAAGTTGGCAAACCGAGTTGTTTCATTGTGGGTTCAATCTCTTTTTGAAGCCACTCCCAAGCACCTTTGGCAACGTGGCACTTAAACTAAGGAACAATCGAAATGCGATAGAACAACCTACCTTCACACATTCAATAAACCTTATAGCCAGAGCGATGTCGTTGATGCGTCTACAAGCCTTAAGGCCACTAATCACCACTTCTGGGGGCGGAACGGCGTCTTCTAGATGAAGTTTCTGCATCCATGATCTAGCCTCCCAACCGTCAATTTTTGGATCATCAAATGCATTCACGAAACGGGATCTGAATACTTCGTAAGGCTCGGTTGCATTTACATATTCTGGATTAGTAGAATGGTTTGCACATggcttaaaataaatatatgggACAGTTTTATGGCAAcctttaaaaaaacataattcGCTAAACAGTTATACTTTTTATAAAGTTGACAGCCGTCGAACGAATCATCACCACAACCACACAAACGAAAGAGGTGCCTTAAATAATATTCTATGTTCAGTATCTGCAAGTacaagaatcgaacgttgaagGGCAAACaacttcagtcttcagtaataaggataggaggtctaccgatctatattaatccttgcagtttgtaatactgtggaggtccaatatcgttttgaatatatctacagaaggtgctgatattacgtgtccCGGTAGAGAATCaaagtaattcactactcggtgcgagaaacgaaactccagacgtaaacgatttgatctcggtttttgaactttcttcgaatgtcctctcaaacgATTAGTCCTAGAAGGAagtaaaaaataaggcatgttAATACCAaagtcatcgttcagtatatgataagccaatattagatcaccctgtattctacggtaagataacggaaataagttaaggtgtctcagtctgtcttcataataTAGGCCcgatagaccttgtaccatcttagtacctcgtctttggactctttccagcatatctgcttcgtacttgaaacaaggacacgctgcttgaatcccgtattctaaatgtggtcgcacataaatcgggtatagtaatctaaacatttcatcgtctaaatactggaaatacctacgaattgaccataatgccctatagccttttgaagcagcagccttacagtgactagtggcttt of the Schistosoma haematobium chromosome 4, whole genome shotgun sequence genome contains:
- the COX5A_1 gene encoding Cytochrome c oxidase subunit 5A (EggNog:ENOG410VHK4~COG:C); this translates as MIRSTAVNFIKSCHKTVPYIYFKPCANHSTNPEYVNATEPYEVFRSRFVNAFDDPKIDGWEARSWMQKLHLEDAVPPPEVVISGLKACRRINDIALAIRFIECVKFKCHVAKGAWEWLQKEIEPTMKQLGLPTLGQLGYDEPELALIDYDD